The following are encoded in a window of Rhinolophus sinicus isolate RSC01 linkage group LG12, ASM3656204v1, whole genome shotgun sequence genomic DNA:
- the HLX gene encoding H2.0-like homeobox protein translates to MFAAGLAPFYASNFSLWSAAYCSSAGPGGCSFPLDPAAVKKPSFCIADILHAGVGEPGAAPEGLAGASAAALTAHLGSAHPHASFQAAARSPLRPTPVVAPSEVPAGFPQRLSPLSAVYHHHHPQQQEQQQQPPPTPRAGALQPPASGARVVPNPHHSGSAPAPSSKDLKFGIDRILSAEFDPKVKEGNTLRDLTSLLTGGRPAGLHVPGLQPSAGQFFASLDPINEASAILNPLSSNPRNSVQHQFQDTFPGPYAVLTKDTMPQTYKRKRSWSRAVFSNLQRKGLEKRFEIQKYVTKPDRKQLAAMLGLTDAQVKVWFQNRRMKWRHSKEAQAQKDKDQKAGEKPAGGAPAADGEQEDRSLSRSEGEAESDSSDSESLDMAPSDTERTEGAERSLHQTTVIKASAASTLLPASSGGSGGGSGGGGSFSFSSLSSSSASAGSASSLGSGSGGAPELLSAPQPTVSSAPKSPEPSQPPLGGL, encoded by the exons ATGTTCGCCGCCGGGCTGGCTCCCTTCTACGCCTCCAACTTCAGCCTCTGGTCGGCTGCTTACTGCTCGTCGGCCGGCCCGGGAGGCTGCTCCTTCCCTCTGGATCCCGCTGCGGTCAAGAAACCCTCCTTCTGCATCGCAGACATTCTGCACGCCGGCGTGGGAGAACCCGGGGCGGCCCCGGAGGGCCTGGCGGGGGCCTCGGCCGCCGCCCTCACCGCGCACTTGGGCTCGGCTCACCCGCACGCCTCTTTTCAAGCAGCTGCCAGGTCCCCGCTTCGACCCACCCCTGTGGTGGCGCCCTCCGAAGTCCCGGCTGGCTTCCCGCAGCGGCTGTCTCCGCTCTCCGCCgtctaccaccaccatcacccgCAGCAACAAGAACAGCAGCAACAGCCTCCGCCTACACCCCGGGCCGGCGCCTTGCAGCCCCCGGCCTCCGGGGCGCGGGTGGTCCCGAACCCCCATCACAGCGGCTCGGCCCCGGCCCCTTCCAGCAAGGACCTCAAATTTGGAATTGATCGCATTTTGTCTGCAGAATTTGACCCAAAAGTCAAGGAAGGCAACACGCTGAGAG ATCTCACGTCCCTGCTAACCGGCGGGCGTCCTGCGGGGCTGCATGTCCCGGGTCTGCAGCCCTCGGCCGGCCAGTTCTTCGCGTCCCTAGATCCCATTAACGAGGCTTCTGCCATCCTCAATCCCTTGAGCTCCAACCCGAGAAATTCAGTTCAGCATCAGTTTCAAGACACGTTTCCAG GTCCCTATGCTGTGCTCACGAAGGACACCATGCCACAGACGTACAAAAGAAAGCGCTCATGGTCACGGGCGGTCTTCTCCAACCTGCAGAGGAAAGGCCTGGAAAAAAGGTTTGAGATTCAGAAGTATGTGACCAAGCCGGACCGAAAGCAGCTGGCTGCAATGCTGGGCCTCACCGATGCACAG GTAAAGGTGTGGTTCCAGAACCGACGGATGAAGTGGCGTCATTCCAAAGAGGCCCAGGCCCAGAAGGACAAAGACCAGAAGGCGGGTGAGAAACCAGCAGGCGGAGCCCCAGCTGCGGACGGAGAGCAGGAGGATCGGAGCCTCAGCCGCTCCGAGGGCGAGGCGGAGAGCGACAGCAGCGACTCCGAATCTCTGGACATGGCCCCCAGCGACACAGAGCGGACTGAGGGGGCCGAGAGGTCTCTGCACCAAACCACGGTCATCAAGGCCTCGGCCGCTAGCACGCTCCTCCCTGCCAGCAGTGGTGGGAGTGGTGGCGGCAGTGGCGGTGGCGGCAGTTTCAGCTTCAGCAGCCTCAGTAGCAGCAGCGCCAGTGCGGGGAGCGCCAGCAGCCTTGGCAGTGGAAGCGGTGGTGCCCCAGAGTTGCTCTCTGCGCCCCAGCCCACCGTCAGCAGTGCTCCTAAAAGCCCTGAGCCCTCCCAACCACCGCTCGGAGGCCTATAG